A single region of the Populus nigra chromosome 2, ddPopNigr1.1, whole genome shotgun sequence genome encodes:
- the LOC133682374 gene encoding uncharacterized protein LOC133682374 isoform X2 — protein sequence MDREGRMTCLKDIVPAAENNINTQFIVLDKGRKILEGQNKTCLALVADETASVHFQFWGDECDAFEPGDIIHLANGIFSYNRNNNLVLRAGRRGAIKKVGEFTMVFVETPNMSEITWVPDPNRPSKYMQDSVISSHSRVFPPLP from the coding sequence ATGGATCGAGAAGGAAGGATGACCTGTCTAAAAGACATAGTACCTGCAGCTGAAAACAACATTAACACACAGTTTATAGTTTTGGACAAAGGCAGAAAAATATTGGAAGGGCAGAACAAGACCTGCTTGGCACTTGTGGCTGACGAGACTGCCTCAGTTCACTTTCAATTCTGGGGTGATGAGTGTGATGCATTCGAGCCAGGTGACATAATCcatttggctaatggcatctttTCTTACAACAGGAACAACAATCTTGTTTTGAGAGCCGGCAGGAGAGGAGCTATAAAGAAGGTGGGAGAATTCACCATGGTTTTTGTGGAGACCCCGAATATGAGTGAGATTACTTGGGTTCCAGACCCCAATCGTCCCAGCAAGTATATGCAGGATTCTGTTATTTCCTCACATTCCCGTGTCTTTCCTCCATTACCTTGA
- the LOC133682374 gene encoding uncharacterized protein LOC133682374 isoform X1: protein MSCVALFHSLSVEESSTTLMDREGRMTCLKDIVPAAENNINTQFIVLDKGRKILEGQNKTCLALVADETASVHFQFWGDECDAFEPGDIIHLANGIFSYNRNNNLVLRAGRRGAIKKVGEFTMVFVETPNMSEITWVPDPNRPSKYMQDSVISSHSRVFPPLP from the coding sequence GTTGAAGAGAGCTCTACTACGTTGATGGATCGAGAAGGAAGGATGACCTGTCTAAAAGACATAGTACCTGCAGCTGAAAACAACATTAACACACAGTTTATAGTTTTGGACAAAGGCAGAAAAATATTGGAAGGGCAGAACAAGACCTGCTTGGCACTTGTGGCTGACGAGACTGCCTCAGTTCACTTTCAATTCTGGGGTGATGAGTGTGATGCATTCGAGCCAGGTGACATAATCcatttggctaatggcatctttTCTTACAACAGGAACAACAATCTTGTTTTGAGAGCCGGCAGGAGAGGAGCTATAAAGAAGGTGGGAGAATTCACCATGGTTTTTGTGGAGACCCCGAATATGAGTGAGATTACTTGGGTTCCAGACCCCAATCGTCCCAGCAAGTATATGCAGGATTCTGTTATTTCCTCACATTCCCGTGTCTTTCCTCCATTACCTTGA